Proteins encoded within one genomic window of Formosa agariphila KMM 3901:
- a CDS encoding FtsL-like putative cell division protein: MRKGVYGLLKGRFLVSEDSFKNWRGILFVMILAFFMIASSHSADKKVHDIARLGDEVKELRSAFVDGRSRLMRIKMESSIVKKMSEKGLVPSEIPPKKIKLKIKN, encoded by the coding sequence ATGAGGAAAGGTGTTTACGGCTTGTTAAAAGGGAGGTTTCTTGTTAGTGAAGATTCGTTTAAGAATTGGCGAGGAATTCTTTTTGTTATGATTTTAGCATTTTTCATGATTGCAAGCTCGCATAGTGCAGATAAGAAAGTTCATGATATTGCGCGGTTAGGTGATGAAGTAAAAGAATTGCGGTCGGCTTTTGTAGATGGTCGTTCTCGATTGATGCGGATTAAGATGGAGTCATCAATAGTAAAAAAAATGTCAGAAAAGGGTTTGGTGCCTTCCGAAATTCCACCAAAAAAGATAAAACTAAAAATTAAAAATTAG